The window ATCTATTTAAAGCGGGATTTTTTGGCCGAAAAGGGGCGGTATCCCAAGCTGACCCCGATTCCAACCAACCAAAAAATTCATCGCAAATTATCGCCCGAAGCGGTAAACAAGCCCTTCTCTTTCAAAATTTCCCATGTTCGAAACCTCTCCAACGCCTTTCGGTCTTTTGTGTTTGATGACGATTTTAAAAACGGACAGGTCCCGCGCTGGCACACCCCCAAAACGACTAAAACCAAGGGGCCTTTCAAGAAAACCATCAAGCCCTATCGGATTAAATTCCTCCCCAATCTGGTAACCGCCAATGCCGGTTACGACCAGTGGTACGGACTGCAGGGTTTGACCCAGCTTTCCTTTTCAGACCTTTTGGGCGGACATCAAATCAATATTCAGGCAGATATGTTTTATTCACTCAGCAACAGCAATTTTGCCATTTCCTACAACTATTTGCCCAGACGAATTCAAACTTCGATTGGACTCTATCACTACCCCTATTTCATCTGGACGGGTTACGGATTATTTCGCTTTCGAAATTATGGAATTTCGGCCAATTTCATGTATCCCTTTAGTCGATATGAACGCATCGAGCTGGGAACCAATTTTATTAACACCAGCCTGGAAAACCTCGACTATCCTCAACTCTTTAAGTATCCCACAAAGCGAAATATTATTCTCCAACTATCCCATGTAACAGATAACTCGGCCTGGGGCCTTGTGGGACCCATTGCCGGAAGCCGAACCAATGTAACCCTTCTCGCCGCTCCGAAAATCTCAAAATACAGCCTGGATTCCTACGCCATTATGGGCGATTTGCGTAAATACATTCTTTTTGGGGCCACGCATTCCTTTGCTGCGCGGCTGTCTTTTGGCGAAAGCTGGGGACAAAACAAGCAGCACTTTTTCATGGGAGGCGTCTCAAACTGGATTAATGGGAATTTTTATCAGAACATTCCGCTTACATCCATTGCCGACTATTACTTTACACATTTTGTGACCCCGCTGCGGGGCTACAATTATTACCAGCGTACGGGAACAGGCTACGCTCTTTTGAATCTGGAATACCGTTTCCCGCTTATTCACTACCTGGTATTCGGATTCCCTTCTGTCTGGGGACTATCAGAAATACGCGGCGTCTCCTTTCTCGATATGGGCGGCACGTGGAACCGAATCAAAGATTTTCGCGGGATGATAACCGACGTGTCCGGGAAAAATCATCTGCGAGATATTGCGATGGGATACGGCGTCGGTGCGCGATTCTATTTTTCCTATTTTCTGATTCGGTTTGATGTGGCCTGGAATACGGATCTTTCCCGGCAGAACGGACCCAAATATTACTGGTCACTGGGTACAAATTTTTAGCGGTCTATTTGCTGACATAGAATCGGTCTCTAAACCAATCCACCATTCTTTAAACGCCTTTTTTATGGGAGGTCTTATGAAGATAAAAAGAGTTTCATTTTTTCATATTGCCCTGATATTGGGAATTTTGACAGCAACCGTGCCCGCCCGTTCCCAATTCCATTTTTCTCAGAAAAACCGGGTTGAGTTTGAGTACTGCATGTACGATCTTCCGGGACAAACCCTCAAACAGAATAAATTACTGGTCATTTTTCGGGTCCCGTACGATAATCTCCTTTTCGAAAAACAGAAGGATTCCTTTTTTGCCTCCATTCTGTGGACACTTACGATTCAAAATAAGGATAAATCAACGGCTTTCACAAGAGACTACAGAGATACGCTCCGTGTCGCTCATTTTAAAGAAACCGTTTCCCAGAAAGATTTCCTGCAGCATGTGCAAACGATCAATCTCAAACCCGGTGAATACACGCTTCTTATTCGCCTAAATGATCAAATTTCCCACGCGGTTTCCATCCGCAGGGGAGATTTTGAGGCCAGAAATTTTGACAGCAACAGGGTTACCTTTGGTGATCCGATTATCCTGAAATCTCCCCCGGGGGATTCACTTGACATTGAGGACATCATTCCCCCGTTTGTCCCCATTCAGCAGGATTCATTCGATGTTTATGTGGATATTGTGTCGCCGGCACCGCAGACAACGCTTCAACTTTCGGTAGATTTACAGCAATTGAATGGGAAATCCGTATTAAAAAAGGATGGTTTTGTAACATCCACCTCCAAAAGGGCTAAATTCTACACCACCCTCCATACAGCCAATCTGTCAGATCAACATTACAAACTCAAAATCTCCGCCGTTCATGTCAAATCGCGACCGGTCTATCAATATCTCTGGCTGAAAAAAAAGATTAATGCCTTGCTCAAAGGAAATATTTCAGCCATTATTGGCCCGCTTCAATATGTTATGAATTATTCGGACTGGATTCGTCTGAAACACGCGCCACCGGAGCAGCAAAAAGAGCTGTTTAAAAAATTCTGGGAGAAGCGAAATCCCCTGCCAGACAGCCCGACCAATCCGCTTCTGGAAGAATTCTACCGGCGCGTGCAATTCGCCAATGAGAATTTTTCTTCATCGGGCGCGCCAGGCTGGCAAACCGACCGGGGAAGGATTTACATTATCTACGGACCACCCGATGATATTTACAGAAATGACGCAAATCTTTTCAGTAATGAGCCCCCGTATATCATCTGGACTTACAACAACCTGAGGCTGCGCTTTGTTTTTGTCGATGAACTAAATATCGGGGATTACCGGTTGGTTTCAAGAGAAACCTTTTAATCCGTTCTAAACCAAAAAAAGAAGGCTTCCGATTAAATCGGAAGCCTTTTTCGTTTCAGCAAATGAGAATTTTTTCCCTTTTTAGTGAAGAATCCGGGATCAATACACACCGATATATTTTATACCGGTTCCAATCAATTTCTTGCCCGGCTCCCAACCTGCGGGTGCAGCTTTGCCCGGATTTTTGGCAATTGTCTGCAACGCCTTAATTTGCCGAATCAATTCGTTCACATTTCTTCCCAGCGGTGGCGTCAGGACCTCCACGGCCATAATTTTACCGTCGGGGTTAATGATAAAGCGTCCCCGGTAGGCCATGCCCGTTTTGGGATTGTAAACACCATAGGCCCGGGCAACCGCTCCGTTGTGATCTGAAGCAATCGGATACTCAACCTTTTTGATCGAAGGAGAGGTCTTCTTCCACATCCAGTGGGAAAACTGCGAATCCGTGCTTATTGCAATCACCTCCACATTCATGGCCTTGAGTTCCTTGTATTTAGCTGCAACTGCAGCCAATTCCGTCGGTCAGACGAATGTGAAATCGCCGGGGTAGAAACAAACGACTCTCCATTTACCCGCGTAATCGGACAATTTAATGGTTTTAATCGTGTTTCCAACCACCGCAGGCAGACTGAAATTAATTGCCTGATCACCCGGCAAAAGCACATGCTGCTGCATGGGCTGAGCCATCATCTTCCCCATGTGAGGCATGGCGGGCATTTTCTTTTCCATCTTGGGCGCATTTGACGCCCCGCAGGGCCCCAACACCTGGGCAGACCCCA of the Calditrichota bacterium genome contains:
- a CDS encoding GWxTD domain-containing protein is translated as MYDLPGQTLKQNKLLVIFRVPYDNLLFEKQKDSFFASILWTLTIQNKDKSTAFTRDYRDTLRVAHFKETVSQKDFLQHVQTINLKPGEYTLLIRLNDQISHAVSIRRGDFEARNFDSNRVTFGDPIILKSPPGDSLDIEDIIPPFVPIQQDSFDVYVDIVSPAPQTTLQLSVDLQQLNGKSVLKKDGFVTSTSKRAKFYTTLHTANLSDQHYKLKISAVHVKSRPVYQYLWLKKKINALLKGNISAIIGPLQYVMNYSDWIRLKHAPPEQQKELFKKFWEKRNPLPDSPTNPLLEEFYRRVQFANENFSSSGAPGWQTDRGRIYIIYGPPDDIYRNDANLFSNEPPYIIWTYNNLRLRFVFVDELNIGDYRLVSRETF
- a CDS encoding redoxin domain-containing protein — encoded protein: MAAVAAKYKELKAMNVEVIAISTDSQFSHWMWKKTSPSIKKVEYPIASDHNGAVARAYGVYNPKTGMAYRGRFIINPDGKIMAVEVLTPPLGRNVNELIRQIKALQTIAKNPGKAAPAGWEPGKKLIGTGIKYIGVY
- a CDS encoding redoxin domain-containing protein — encoded protein: MKKTGILLVAAALIFAISSVGSAQVLGPCGASNAPKMEKKMPAMPHMGKMMAQPMQQHVLLPGDQAINFSLPAVVGNTIKTIKLSDYAGKWRVVCFYPGDFTFV